The following are from one region of the Erythrobacteraceae bacterium WH01K genome:
- a CDS encoding strawberry notch family protein: MEELHGCTSANGTWTQRDAYDLLEAGLALHLTSLGPIVRADIPSISDLVESLPTQTVRSEDQIRFQQFSTPADLAALAVIAAQPRSSDIVLEPSAGHGSLVTMLPSVEELHLNELDRRRREKLKLLFTGATITGFDGAMLTSLAAPELRPTLILMNPPFSRSQGRGVDEYAALRHLRAALSKASPGGRVVAIMPDWFTTSAKMIRIYEETFANCTVQTSARLAKCYHKQGTSVAVRLMVIDKTPGNSKPSIIARDTVRELADCLPVVKRTTVLCERTSVPPQPKPKATSLFKSMRAKPRTTPRVDRKISVREIVPVEYTKLEAPRALGTQSGVYVPYRPSRIDIEGSREHPTPLVESVAMGSIPAPVPDYVPRLHDRILTDAQLSEAQLETIIYAGNAWTQFLPGKFTPSDEGVGLSLSEDGRAYRKGYFLGDGTGAGKGRQVAACILDNWLAGRRQAIWVSKNESLLEDARRDWSAIGGLPADIQPLSSWKIDDELPFRDGIVFVTYPTLRSQRQDATRLKQLLDWAGTDFEGVIAFDESHEMGGVAGGEGARGAKAGSLQGIAGVLLQNHLPDARVLYASATGASDVNNLAYAVRLGLWGPGTAFSNREDFISQIRSGGIAAMELVSRDLKALGLYQARALSFAGVEYEVLKHDLTDQQIGIYDTYADAWAIIHQNMEEALALTNVVDDLDGDTLNSGAKAAARSRFEGAKQRFFNQVLLSMKLPTLIAAINDHVDQDKAIVVQLVSTAESILDRRLDSLSPEERAELDLDLSPRENVIDYLERAFPTQQMQVFVDDTGEERSMPMFDNEGRPVHNAAAIEKKQRLIEHLCALPPIKPALDSIIEHYGTEKVAEVTGRTKRLITQGDGSQKLETRSARTNQSETDHFMDGRKNILVFSDAGGTGRSYHASLDAKNQRQRVHFLLEPGWRADRAIQGLGRTHRTHQAETPLFRPVTTNCKGELRFTSTIARRLDSLGALTRGQRQTGGQNLFDPADNLESEYAKAALVTWFGLLAEGKLSSATLLDFQKRSGLKIASADGILEEDLPPIQRWLNRILALPIAMQNAIFDEFLALVEARVSAARDAGTLDVGVETIQVESASVAEDIVLRTDERTGATSHLLRIDLTTRYQPTTLERVLERREWSDGCILMRNTKSDKAALCEPSRHFMTEKGELIQRVILHRPLRREYHQLRDLEESAWVECAEPRFAKLWEAESEDSASRLHTETVHLATGLLLPIWSNLPRDYLEVNRIVDLEGRSWLGRIVYDTDVADVLKAFGVNSSVKLTDEAVVKALRENRSITIEQPFGAVLKRSRVAGDLRIEIAGAPADQIEWLKSIGCFTEIIAYRTRVFVPADNPEPVVKSLLGFQHS; encoded by the coding sequence ATGGAGGAGCTGCACGGCTGCACATCGGCGAACGGGACATGGACCCAGCGCGATGCCTACGACCTTCTGGAAGCCGGGCTTGCACTTCACCTGACCAGCCTTGGGCCCATCGTGCGCGCGGACATCCCTTCGATCTCCGACCTGGTCGAGTCCCTCCCGACCCAAACCGTCAGAAGCGAGGATCAGATCCGCTTCCAGCAGTTTTCGACTCCGGCGGACCTGGCAGCCTTGGCCGTGATCGCCGCGCAGCCTCGGAGCAGCGATATCGTCCTCGAGCCGAGTGCCGGTCACGGCTCACTCGTCACCATGTTGCCGAGCGTCGAGGAACTGCACCTCAACGAGCTCGATCGGCGTCGGCGCGAGAAACTGAAACTCCTTTTCACTGGCGCGACCATCACCGGCTTCGACGGCGCCATGCTGACTTCGCTGGCCGCGCCCGAACTGCGGCCGACGCTGATCCTCATGAACCCGCCGTTCTCCCGTTCGCAGGGCAGAGGCGTCGATGAATACGCCGCGCTCCGCCATCTGCGGGCCGCGCTCTCGAAGGCCAGTCCCGGCGGCCGGGTAGTGGCGATCATGCCCGACTGGTTCACTACCAGCGCCAAAATGATCCGAATCTACGAGGAGACCTTTGCGAACTGCACCGTCCAGACCTCCGCCAGGCTCGCGAAATGCTATCACAAGCAGGGCACCAGCGTGGCCGTGCGATTGATGGTGATCGACAAGACGCCGGGGAACTCGAAACCATCGATTATCGCGCGCGATACCGTCCGCGAACTTGCAGACTGTCTTCCCGTCGTAAAACGAACAACGGTTCTCTGCGAGCGCACATCGGTGCCCCCGCAGCCCAAGCCGAAGGCGACCAGCCTCTTCAAGTCGATGCGCGCCAAGCCGCGGACGACGCCGCGGGTCGACCGCAAGATCTCGGTCCGCGAGATCGTGCCCGTGGAATACACCAAACTTGAAGCCCCGCGCGCGCTCGGTACGCAATCAGGGGTCTACGTTCCCTATCGGCCCAGTCGCATCGATATCGAAGGCTCGCGCGAACACCCGACGCCTCTGGTCGAGAGCGTCGCGATGGGTTCGATTCCGGCCCCGGTACCGGACTATGTCCCGCGTCTGCACGACCGCATCCTGACAGACGCACAGCTCTCCGAGGCACAGCTCGAGACGATCATCTATGCCGGCAATGCCTGGACGCAATTCCTCCCCGGCAAGTTCACCCCGTCCGATGAAGGCGTAGGGCTTTCGCTGTCCGAAGACGGCAGAGCCTATCGCAAGGGCTATTTCCTAGGCGATGGCACCGGGGCGGGGAAGGGGCGGCAGGTTGCCGCTTGCATCCTCGACAACTGGCTCGCGGGCCGTCGTCAGGCAATCTGGGTCTCCAAGAACGAAAGCCTTCTCGAAGACGCCCGACGCGACTGGTCCGCGATCGGCGGGCTTCCGGCGGACATCCAACCGCTTTCGAGCTGGAAGATCGATGACGAACTTCCTTTTCGCGACGGCATCGTTTTCGTCACCTACCCGACGCTGCGCAGCCAGCGCCAGGACGCAACCCGCCTGAAGCAACTCCTCGACTGGGCAGGCACCGACTTCGAAGGCGTCATCGCATTCGACGAGAGCCATGAAATGGGCGGCGTCGCCGGCGGGGAGGGTGCCCGCGGTGCCAAGGCAGGGTCGCTGCAGGGTATCGCAGGCGTTCTCCTTCAGAACCACCTCCCGGATGCCCGCGTCCTTTACGCCTCTGCCACCGGAGCATCGGACGTGAACAATCTGGCCTATGCCGTTCGTCTCGGCCTGTGGGGTCCCGGCACTGCCTTCTCCAACCGCGAGGACTTCATCAGCCAGATCCGTTCGGGCGGAATAGCCGCGATGGAACTCGTCTCGCGCGATCTGAAGGCTTTGGGTCTTTACCAGGCTCGCGCACTCAGCTTCGCCGGTGTCGAATACGAAGTGCTGAAGCACGATCTGACAGACCAGCAAATCGGCATCTACGACACCTACGCTGACGCCTGGGCGATCATCCATCAGAACATGGAAGAAGCATTGGCACTTACCAACGTCGTCGACGACCTCGATGGCGATACCCTGAACAGCGGCGCGAAGGCTGCGGCGCGCTCGCGCTTCGAAGGTGCCAAGCAGCGCTTCTTCAACCAGGTGCTGCTTTCAATGAAGCTGCCGACCTTGATCGCGGCGATCAACGACCATGTCGACCAGGACAAGGCCATCGTCGTCCAGCTCGTGTCTACCGCAGAAAGCATTCTCGATCGCCGCCTCGATAGCCTATCGCCAGAAGAGCGGGCCGAACTCGACCTTGACCTGAGTCCGCGCGAAAACGTCATCGACTATCTCGAGCGCGCATTCCCCACACAGCAGATGCAGGTCTTCGTCGACGACACCGGCGAGGAACGCTCGATGCCGATGTTCGACAACGAGGGACGCCCGGTCCACAATGCCGCGGCGATCGAGAAAAAGCAGCGTCTCATCGAGCACCTCTGCGCACTGCCACCCATCAAGCCCGCGCTCGACAGTATCATCGAACATTATGGCACCGAGAAGGTCGCCGAAGTGACAGGACGGACGAAGCGACTCATCACCCAAGGAGACGGCAGCCAGAAGCTCGAAACACGCTCGGCGCGCACGAACCAATCCGAAACCGATCACTTCATGGATGGGCGCAAGAACATCCTCGTGTTCAGCGACGCCGGCGGCACGGGTCGTTCGTATCACGCCAGCCTCGATGCCAAAAATCAGCGCCAGCGCGTTCACTTCCTCCTGGAGCCGGGCTGGCGCGCCGACCGCGCGATTCAGGGGCTGGGCCGAACGCACCGGACGCACCAGGCCGAAACGCCGCTCTTTCGTCCGGTCACCACGAACTGCAAGGGCGAGCTGCGCTTTACCAGCACAATCGCTCGCCGGCTCGACAGTCTGGGCGCCCTGACCCGGGGCCAGCGCCAGACGGGCGGGCAGAACCTGTTCGATCCCGCGGACAACCTCGAAAGCGAATACGCCAAGGCGGCGCTCGTGACATGGTTCGGACTGCTGGCCGAGGGCAAGCTATCCAGCGCGACGCTGCTCGACTTCCAGAAGCGGAGCGGTCTCAAGATCGCGTCGGCCGACGGAATACTGGAAGAGGACCTTCCTCCGATCCAGCGCTGGCTCAACCGCATACTGGCATTGCCGATCGCCATGCAGAACGCGATCTTCGATGAGTTCCTAGCTCTGGTGGAAGCCCGCGTATCCGCGGCCCGGGATGCCGGCACGCTGGATGTCGGGGTCGAGACCATCCAGGTCGAAAGCGCCAGCGTCGCCGAGGATATCGTGCTCCGAACCGACGAACGAACCGGAGCAACCTCGCACCTGCTGCGCATCGATCTGACAACCCGGTATCAGCCGACTACGCTGGAAAGGGTGCTCGAGCGGCGTGAATGGTCCGATGGCTGCATCCTCATGCGCAATACCAAGAGCGACAAGGCCGCGCTCTGCGAACCATCGCGCCACTTCATGACCGAGAAGGGCGAGCTCATCCAGCGCGTGATCCTTCACCGGCCTTTGCGGCGTGAATACCACCAACTGCGCGACCTCGAAGAATCCGCGTGGGTAGAATGCGCCGAACCCCGCTTCGCGAAGCTGTGGGAGGCTGAATCCGAAGACAGCGCATCCCGCCTGCACACCGAGACGGTCCATCTCGCCACGGGCCTGCTGCTACCCATCTGGTCAAACCTTCCGCGCGATTATCTCGAAGTGAACCGGATCGTGGATCTCGAAGGTCGCAGCTGGCTCGGACGCATCGTCTACGACACCGACGTCGCCGACGTGCTGAAAGCCTTCGGCGTGAACTCGAGCGTGAAGCTCACGGACGAAGCGGTCGTCAAAGCACTGCGTGAGAACCGCAGCATCACGATCGAGCAGCCGTTCGGCGCGGTGCTGAAGCGCTCTCGCGTCGCTGGCGATCTTCGCATCGAAATAGCTGGAGCGCCTGCCGACCAGATCGAATGGCTGAAGAGCATCGGCTGCTTCACCGAGATCATCGCCTACCGCACCAGGGTTTTCGTCCCGGCGGACAATCCGGAGCCCGTCGTCAAGTCGCTGCTCGGTTTCCAGCATTCCTGA